The sequence below is a genomic window from Rhizobium sp. NXC14.
GTTGATCTGGGCTCGCAGCACACGCTTGACGATCTTCTTCGGCGGGTTGCCGGCCACGAAGGCACGGAACGGCGTTGCGCCATAAGTCAGAACGGCGGCAAGCTTCCTGATATGGCGCAGCCGCGATTCCACCTTGCCGTCGACCAGTTCGAACGAGACGCCGGGAAGCCAGACGCGATCAAAATAGCCCTTCAATATTGCCGGGAAGCCAAAATTCCAGATCGGCGTGACCAGCACCAGCCCTTCGGCCCGCTTCAGCCGCTCAACATAGGATTTCACCAGCGCGATATTGTCGGGGTAGTCGTGATAGGCGAGCCGGTCATGCCGGGAGAGAACGGGATCGAAATTCTCGGCGTAGAGATCGCATCCGTCCACGTCATGGCCGGCTTTGCGCAGGCTTTCCAGCGTCTGCTTATAGAGCGCTTTGCCGTAGCTTTCCTCCACCGGATGCGAATGCAGCACGAGCACCCTCATGAGGCCTCCATAAGGCCCGCAAGGCCGGGGAAGAGATAGTTCTTGCCGGCATTGAAATCGAAGTCCGGGTTCTCCCAGGCGATCATCTTGCCGGGATTCAGAAGCCCTTTCGGATCGGTTTCGTGCTTGAAGGCAAGCTGTACCTTGTCGGTGCGCTTCATGCCGCCTTCCTCGAGCGTGTAGCGGTGCGGGTTGAAGATCGGGCAGCCGTGATCCTGGTGGATCCGGATGATTTCTTCAAGGCGCTCTTCCGTGGTATAGCGCACCAGCGGAAGGCCGGAGCACTGGATCTGCCCGTCGAATTTGATGAATTCGAGATGGCCGGGAACCTCGTCGCCGAAGATCTCCACCATCTTGGCAACCTTGGCCACGTGATCCGGCCCGGGGTACTGAACCTGCAGATAGGTGAACCCAGGATCGACCTTCAGCGCCCGCAGCGTCGTGTGGTTCCAGGCAAGTTCATAGGCATGCGGGATGCCCTTCATGCTCTCGACCTTGTCGGAGCGGAAGATCACTTCGCCCTTATGGGCCGAGGTGAAGGCCAGGAAGGCGTCCATCGCATGCGGCGCGATCATCAGCACCACCACCGACTGCCCCTTGCGGATATAGGGCTTGTGGCGGGTGAAATAGTCGTACGGGATCGGCGCGGCGATCGGGGCGATCTCCTTGACGAGGATGCCGTTGCATTTGGCAAGCGCATCGGAGAAGCGCACGGCAGCCATGAAGTCGTCATAGCCGACGAGAACGTCCACCCAATCATAGGCAGGCGCCAGCGGCATTTCGATCTCGGTGATGACGCCGTTGGTGCCATAAGCGTGACTGACCTTCTGCAGGTCCCAGCCGGTGAGATCGAGCACGCGCGGCTCGGCCTCCATGGTGACGACGCGCAGGCGCAGAATATTGCCGAGATCGCGCAAGCCGCCCCAGGTGATCGAGCCGACGCCGCCGGAGCCGCCGGCGATGAAGCCGCCGACCGTCGCCATCTGCGCCGTCGAGGGATGGAACCGCAGTTCCTGGCCGGAATGAGCTTTGGTCTGCTTGTCGAGCTGGGCGATGATGATGCCCGGCTCGCAGATCACCCGGCCGGGATGAATTTCCTTGATCTTGTCCATGGCGGCAAGGTTCAGCACGATCCCGCCGGAAAGCGGCATCGCCTGGCCGTAATTGCCGGTGCCGCCGCCGCGCGGCGTGACCGGCACGCCATGCGCGAAGGCGACCTTCAGCGTCCGGATGACCTCTTCTTCGTTTTTCGGCGTGACGACGAGATCGGCCGTCACATTGTCAAGCTGCGCCTTCAGGATCGGCGAATACCAGTAGAAGTCACGGCTCTTCTGGCGCACCAGCGCCGGATTGTCTTCTATGGCGATGCCTTCGAGTTCCTTTTTGATCGTCTGATAATCCGGCATGTCAGGCTCCAACGACGCTGTCGAGTTCACGATAGTCCGGCAGGCTGCGGTCGATCACCTTGCCGCGTCGAAGGACGACGCGGTCGGACTGCGGACGGGAAAGAAATTCGCTCCAGCGCCTGGCGCTGAAGAGCACGAGATCAGCTGCAGTGCCGACGGCGATGCGCCCCATATCCGGTCGGCCGAGAATATCGGCGGGCGAGGTGGTGACAACCCGTGCGGCCTTATCCAGCGGATGGTCGAGATGCAGGATGCGGACCGCCTCGCGGAACACTTCCACCGGGTCGAGATCGCCATAGGCATAAAACGGGTCGCGGGTATTGTCGGAGGCGACCGCCGTTGCGACGCCGGCTGCCGCCAGTTCGTGGAAAAGTGTGACGCCGCGCCAGCGCGGAGTGCGGCCGGAATAGCGGTCCTGCAGATACGTGTTGCACATCGGCAGCGAGACGATGGCGAGACGGGCCTCTGCGACGAGATCGACCGTGCGTTTTGCCGTCTCCTCGTCCTGGCGGGCGAGCGAGCAGCAATGGCCGGCCGTCACCTTGCCGCCGAAGCGGTTGCGCAGCACGGCTTGCGCGATCGCCTTCAGGGTTTCCGCAGCCGGATCGTCGGTCTCGTCGACATGAAGGTCGACATCGAGGCCATTATCAGCCGCAACCCTGAACAACATGTCGAGCTGGCTGTCGAGATCGCCGCTCATCCGGGTGACGCCGCCGATCAGCCCGCCCTTTTCGCGGACCACAGTGACGAGATCGGCGAAATAGGCGGCGTCCGCCATGTTTTCCATCGGAAACAGCGCCACCGCCTGTAAGGCGATCCTGTCCTTCCAGACATCGCGCATTTCGGCAAAGACCTCGAATGAAATGCGGTGCTGCGGCGCAAGCGAATCGAGATGGGTTCGAATGAGGCTGGTGCCGTGTGCGTAGGCGCAGCGCAGCGAGAACTCCATGCGCTTCTTGACGTCGGCGGCCGACCAGTTTGCCTCGCGGTCTGCGCGCACGGCCTCCAATGCCCCCGGGAACGTGCCGTCCGGATTGGCGTTGCGCGGCCAGATGTGGCCCTTGTCGAGATGCGTATGCATGTCGGCGAAGCAGGGCCAGACCATGCCTTCCTTGAGGTCGGATTTCGCAATTTCGGCGGGCGCTCCGCCGGGCGGCAACAGGGCGGAAATCACACCGTCGGCGATGACGATATCGGCCCGCACGAGCCCCTCGACGGCAGGTGCGTCATAACCGGTGACGGCAGCTGCAGGCAGAGTCGCATTGCTCAGCACGAAGCGGCCGGCATTGGGCGGTGAGATGAAGGAATAGGTCATCAGTTTTCCCGTTTCAGGCTGCTCTCGTGCCAGCGGTGCAGGGCAAGCCACGAAATGAAGGAGGTGACGGCGAAGATCGCCACGCCGAGCAGCGAGAGCATCAGCAGCGCCGCAAAGAGGCGCGGAATATTGAGCCGGTATTGCGCTTCGAGGAGCCGGAAGGCGAGGCCAGAGCCGGCGCCCGCCGAGCCCGCGGCAAACTCGGCGACGACGGCTGCAATCAACGCCAGGCCGCCGCCGATCCTGAGACCGGTCATGAAATAGGGTTGGGCGGCCGGCAGCTTGAGAAAGAGCAGCGTCTGCCAGCGTGAGGCGCCGTAGAGCTCGAACAGGTTGATGAGATTATGGTCGACGCTTTTCAGCCCCTGCACCATATTCGAAAGGATCGGGAAAAAGGCAACGAGAAAGGCGCAGATGAGAAGCGCCACCTGCGTCGACGGCGCATAGATCAGGATCAGCGGCGAGATCGCCACGATCGGGGTGACTTGAAGAATGACCGCGAGCGGATAGAAGGCGAGTTCTATCCAGCGCGATTGCACGAGGAAGATCGCAAAGCCGACGCCGCCGACGAGCGCCAGCATCAGCGATACCAGCGTGATCTTGGTGGTGACCCAGAGGGCAGGGGCAAGCGTGCCCCAATCGGTCACGAAGGCATTTGCGACCGCGGCCGGGCCCGGCAGGATATAGGGCGGCACGCCGGACAGTCTGACATAGGCAGACCAGATCAGGATCAGCGCCGCGATCACCAGCAGGGGGATCAAGATGCGCAACGCCAGATCGCGGCTCCGGGCGTTTGCAGTGGTTTTGACAAGCAGCGGCGCTGCGGCCGGTTCGTCACTCATCGATGGTCCTCCACCGCGTTGATCGCCCCGATCAGCGAATGCGAGACCGTCTCGCAAGCTCTGCGGTATTCTTCCGAAGTGCGGTAATGGGCATCGCGTTCCAGGCTCGTCGTCAGCGGCAGGTCGGCATGAACGCGCCCGGGCCTTGCCTTCATCACGACGATGCGGTTCGAGAGATAGGCGGATTCGAAGACCGAATGGGTGACGAAGATGACGGTGATGCCGGTCACCTTCCAGAGGCGCAGCACGTCGTCGTTCAGCCTCTGGCGGGTGATCTCATCAAGTGCTGCGAAGGGCTCATCCATCAACAGGAGCTTCGGCCTGGTCACGAGCGCCCGAGCGATCGACACACGCATCTTCATGCCGCCGGAGAGTTCGCGCGGATAGGCGCTGGCGAAATCCTGAAGCCCGACGGTGCTCAACGTCTCCAGGATCCGATCGTGCGCCGCAGCCTTCGAAACATGTTTCAGCTTCAGCGGCAGATGGACGTTATCGAAGACGGTCTTCCAGGGCATCAGCGTCGGCTCCTGAAAGACGAAGCTGATATCGCCCTCAGGGAGACCCTTGGAGTTGATGCGCGAACTCGGCCAGTCGATCGCGCCCGAGGTCACATTGCCGAGGCCGGCAATGATGCGCAGCGCGGTGGATTTGCCGCAGCCGGACGGACCGAGCAGACTGATGAACTCACCGCTTTCCACGGTCAGCGACATGTTCGAAAGGGCTACGGTTCCGCTGGAGAAGACTTTCGAAACCGATTGCATGACGACCAGCGGCCGCTTGCGCATCTCTTTCGGTGATAGGGCCTGAGCTTCTGCTGGGGGCATTGCCTGTCTCGTTCATGCAGGGGAATGATCCGCCGTGTCGGCGGCGGATCGCAAGCGGCGTCTGCGGCTTACTTCTTCATCGCCATTCCCGTGCCTTTGCAGACGAATTTCGTCGTGAAGGCCTTGGTGTAATCCGTCTCCGGCTTGAACACCTTGATCGCTACCATTTCGTCGAAGAAGGCCTTGTAATGCGCCTCGGTCAGGCAGCCGATGCCCTTGTCGAGGCTGTCGCCGGATTCAATGATGCCGTATTCCTTCATCTTGGCGATGGAGTAGGCGATCTGACCATCCGTCATTTCGGGATTGTCCTTCTTGATCAGCTCATTGGCCTTTGCATTGTCGCCATAGAGATAGTGGTACCAGCCTTCGATCGAGGCATCGACGAAGCGCTGGACGAGATCCGGCTTACTGTCGATCATCGCTTGCGTGGTGGTGATCATCGTCGAATAGGGAGAGTAGCCGTTGTCTGCGAGCAGGAAGACTTTCGGTTCGAATCCGGCCTGCTTCTGGATCTCGTAGGGTTCCGAGGTAAGGTAGCCCTGCTGCGCCGAATCCTTGTCGGCAAGGAAGGGCGCCGGGCTGAAATTGTAGGGCTTGTACTGCTCGTCCCTGAAGCCTTTGAAGTTCGCCTTCATCCACTCGAAATAGGTGAGATAGCCGTCCTTGCCGAGGAACAGAGTCTTGAGCTTCGCGAGATCTTCAAACTTCTCGATGCCGGCATCGGGATGTGCAATCAGCACCTGCGGATCCTTCTGGAAGATTGCCGCGACATCGACGAGCGGAATACCCTGCTCGACGGCCGAGATCTCGCCCTGCGGCCCACCCATGTAGAAATCGATCTTGCCGGAGATCAGAAGCGCGCTGTTGGCGGCGTTCGGACCGCCCTGCACGATGGTGACGTCGAGGCCGTATTTGGCATAGGTGCCATCGGCCACGGCCTGGTAGAAGCCGCCATGCTCGGCCTGCGCCAGCCAGTTGGTGCCGTAGCTTACCTTGTCGGCGCCATGGGCCGAGACGGCGGCGGCGAACATGCCGCCAAGGCCGATGAGTGCGGAAACCGTATTCTTCAGTACATTGGGCATGATCAGCGTTCCCCTTCGGAGTTCTCGGCGTCTGCGATGACGTCGGATTTTCTTCATAGGAGCGGTTGCTTTGCTCTTTGAAAAGCATCAAATTTCGTGCGCAACGATGCCTTTTCGGCATCTCACCCAAAGCCTGTGCCTATTTTGCGCTGCGTGCTTAATTTTTGTGCAACGAGGTCCTGATGCTGCACTCCAGAAAGCTTCTCTATATCAACGAGATCGCGCGATCGGGCTCGATCCGCAAGGCAGCGGCACGGCTGAATGTGGCGTCTTCGGCGATCAACCGGCAAATTCTCGCACTTGAGGAGGAAATGGGCGCGCCGCTGTTCGAGCGCCTGCCGCGCGGGCTGCGCCTGACCGCCGCCGGCGAGCTCTGCATCGAACATATCCGCGAGGTGCTGAAGAATTACGAGCGGCTGGAGGGGCGCATTCGCAGCCTGAAGATGCAGCAGGCGGGCAAGGTGCGGCTGGTGACGACGGTCGGCCTTGCGGCCGGGCCGCTGCCTGAGATCATCGCGCGGTTCCAGTCGGAACATCCGCGCGTCTTCATGCAATTGCGCAACGACGCCGGCACGATGACGGTCAACCCGGTGCTTTCAGGCGAGGTCGATATCGGTCTCGGCTTCAATATCCCGGCAACGCCCGGCATCCGCACTCTCGGCAATTTCGACATACCGATCGGCGTGGTCCTGCCGCCCGGCCATCATCTGATCGGCCCCGGTCCGATCAACCTTGCCGATATCGTCCAGGAGCGCCTGGTGCTGGCGCAGCAGGGGACCAGCCTGCGCGACGTGATCAATCTGGCCCTGGCGCGCCTCGACGTGCATGTCGAACCGGTGCTCGAAACCAATGCCTCGGAGATGCTGAAGAAACTGGTCAAATCGGGGGCGGGGCTGACGATCCTGAACCCGCTCGACGTCATCACCGAATGCCGGCAGGGCGAACTGGTCTTCCGGCCGATCGCTGAGCCGCATGCGCGCCATCAGCCGATGAAGCTTTTTGCCCGCGCCCGCGCGCCGCTCGATTCCGCCACCAGCCTGTTTGTTGAGTACCTCTTGGCCGAACTGGCCGGCCTGGTGCAGGAGCTGCAGGCCAAGGGTCACATCGCGGCCTATGCTTCCGCGGCGATGTGAGCCACCGCCTTACTTCGAGTAGAGATTGGAAAGCTGGTAACGCTTCAGGTCATAGAGGAGCTCTATGAAGCCGCTGACCTGATGGCGGCAGATGGCTTCGCCCTTTTCTGACGTCCCGAGCGAGGCGTCGCCGACGACGCCGTTGGGATTGAGATCGTGCGCGATCCAGGCGAGCGAATGCGGCGGCAGCGGCTGAAGGTATTTCGATTGCCCGCGCATCCATTCCGCCTTGGAGCTGAAATTCTGCGCCTTCTCCATCCGCACCAGATCAGGCCGGAAATGCAGCATCAGCGAAGTTTCCACCTCGCCGCCATGGATGCCGTATTTCAGCTCATGCTCGCCGATCATGCCGTCCGGATGGCCGAAGCGGCCCCATTGCGTGGAGACGACGGCCATGGCGTAGCGCACGCGCAGCTCGCGCGCCACGATGCTCATGATATCGACATTGCCGCCATGCGAATTGACGATCACCATTTTGCGGATGCCTGCTTCGGCAACCTTTGCGCCGATCGCGGTCCAGACCGGAATGAGCAGTTCGGCGCCAAGCGACAAGGTTCCCGGCCCGTAAATATGTTCATTGGCCTTGCCGATTTCCTGCGTCGGCAGCACCAGGCAATCGAGATCGGCGGGCTTCTGCTTCCGCAACTCGGCAAGCATGCCGGTTGCGATCGCGACGTCGGTAGCAACAGGTAGATGCGGCCCGTGCTGCTCGGTCGAGGCGATCGGCAGGATGGCGATCGTGGTGTCCGCAGACAATCCCGCGAAGTCGTCGCTGACCAGTTCGTTCCAGTAAAATGGCACTGTCATTGCCGTTCGCCTCTCATTAGCGCTCGAGACAGTGAGTAGGGAATAACGCTACCTGCGAAAAGCATCAATTTGCGGCCGCACCGATGCCTTTTTGCGGATGATGGAGCAGCTGCCCCATCGACGGCGCCTCTTGGCCGCAATGTCTCGGCGAATGTCATGCCGAAACCATTGCGCAAGCGCCTCTGCAATGGTTCTCTGGCGCCTCTATCAAAACGCTCTCCGGTGATTCCCGATGTTCGATATTTTATGGCGCGGTCTGGCGATCGGCGCCGGCGCAACCATCCTCATGGACCTCTGGGCAATTGTGCTTGCCAAGTTCTTCGGTCAGCCGCCCGCCAATTGGGCGCCGGTCGGCCGCTGGTTCTGGCATCTCGGCCGCGGCAAGGTCTTTCATGACAGCATTGCCGATGCTGCGCCTTACGCGAATGAACTCGCTCTCGGCTGGATCAGCCATTACGTCGTCGGCATCCTCTATGGGGTGATCTTTGCGCTCATCATCGGTGAGGGATGGTTCGCCGCACCGACATTTCTTCCCGCCTGGATCTTCGGCATCGTCACCGTCGGGGCAGGGTGGTTCCTGCTGCAGCCGGGCCTCGGCCTAGGCTGGGCTGCTTCGAAACATCCAAAGCCGATGAAGGTGCGGTGTTTCAATCTGCTGGCGCATACGGTTTTTGCATTAGGACTTTATGGTACGGCGTTGATTTTGCGCTGAGATCGCCGCTTGCCCCTCACCCTAGCCCTCTCCCCGTAAACGGGGCGAGGGGACCTGCCTCGCGAGAGGTCGGAGAGGTTGCGGCATGGTCCCTTCGCCCCGCAAGCGGGGAGCAACCATGTTTAATTCTTGCGGTGTTGTGGCGTCCATTCGGTCTTGCGAAAGAGGATTGTGTTGGCGAGAACGATGAGTTTTCGGGCGACGGCTATAACGGCGCACAGGTGCTCCTTTCCGCTCTGACGCAAGCGCGTGTAGAAAGCGGCGAGATCCGGATTGTGCCGGGTTGCCGTGAATGCGCACATGAACAGGCTCTTTCGCAGGCGTTCGCGACCACCCTGGATGCGGCGTCTGCCGTGATATTTTCCGCTATCGTCGTCATAGGGTGCGACGCCGGCAAGGGCGGCGATCTCGGCGCGGCTGGCATGGCCGAGTTCGGGCAGCCGAATGATCAGGCACAGGGCGCTGCGCAGCCCGATCCCCTTGATGGAGATCAGCAGATCGAGCCGTTGCGCCAGGTCGCAATCGTCGCGAACCGTCTTTTCGAGCCGCAGCAGATGGGCCTTGCGGCAGGTTTCGAGGCGGGCGACCTCGCGCAGGTGGCGGCGTTTGATCGCCTCCGACAAGGCGGTCTCGGCAAAGGTCTTGACCAGCGCGATCTGCTGCTCGATCTGTTCCAGATAGGTCAGTTCGGCGGCCAACTTGTCGAAGCGTGCGTCCGGCAGCGCCGGCAACTGCTCGAGACTTGCCGTGAACAACGCAATCAGCACGGCATCGAGCCGATCGTTCTTGGCCCGCTTGAGCCGGCTCTTGGCAAAGAAGCGCAACTGCGCCGGCTGCAGACGCGCCGCCGGCCGCTTGCCGGCCCGCAGATGCGCCAGCAGCCGCCATTCACAGCCGCCGGAGGCTTCGAAGCCGATGCGGCTGACGTCATGCTCTCGAAGAAAGGCGTCAAGCGCCTTCAGGCCAGCGGTGTCGTACGTGACCCTCAGCCTTGCCTTACCGGGATGGAGGCAATGTCGAGATGGCTTTTGCCGACATCGATTCCGGCACAAATCATGCTATTATCGGTCATCTTCGTCGTCCCTGTCTTGGATACGAACCCCAAGGTTCCTGCAACCACACGGGCCAGATGAAGAGCCGGTTGCGATCCTGCTCCCCACAGCCCAAAACGGCTAAGAAGGTGACGATCCGACAACCAGCTGCCGGGCGGGCGGCCACCCGCCCGGCAAGCATCAATATCCTACATTTTTTTCATCCAAGAAGGTGGCGGCAGCCGGATGAGGATCTGTGTTGGCTGTCAAGGCGGATTTGGTGTCCAGAGACGGTTCTGAGATAGAAGGCAGTTTGCCAGCACGAGCAGCTTTCGCATGATGGCGACAAGGATGACCTTGGCTGGTTTTCCTGTGGCTTTGAGCGTGTCTGCGAAACGAGCAAGCGCGGGATTGTAGCGACATGCCGACAAGGCGGCCATGTAGAGCGCGCGCCGGGGTGCGGGCCTGCCGGCGCGGATGGAACGACGTCCGGTTCGTGCACCGCTGTCGTTCGCGATTGGGGCAAGCCCTGCCAGCATGGCGGCCTGTTTGCCCGAACATGTCCCCAACTCGTCCATGCCGGCCATCAAGGCCAGGGCCGTGACGCGGCCGATGCCGGGAATGGAGGTGAGGATCTCGCCCTTGCGGCAGAGCTGCGGATCCTCGCCGACACATCGTTCGATCTCTTTGTCGAGACGTTCGACATGCTGTTCCAGCCGTCGCACAAGGCGGTTGAGTTCGCCGCGCAGAAAGGCAGTGGTGGCAGCCTTGCTGCGATTCTGCAGGGCGGTGATGTCGCATTTGGCTGCCGATCGTGCATTGACCAGCTCCTGCAAGGCCTCGATGTGAGGACTTGGCGGCGTGTCGGCCGGCGGGCGCAGGCTCTCGGCCAAGAGCGCCAGGAAACGGGCATCTAGCCGATCGGTCTTGGCGAGATAGCCGCAGGCGCGGGCAAACATGCGCGCGCGCAACGGATCGACCACGGCGACGGCAAAGCCATCGAGCCAAAGCGAGTGATGGGCGGGGCGATGGAACTTACCGGTTGCCTCCATCACGATGCTTTTGGGCCGATGCCTGGCCAGCAGCCGTTTCAGCTGGTCGATGCCGGTCTTGTCATTGCTAAACCGCCGGCTTTCGCCCAGCGGATGCAGATGAACATCAAGCCACTCTTTACTCACGTCCACACCGGCATAAACTACCGGCATCGCGTCTTCTTGGAACGAAACCTTGCCTTGCATGCGGGACTTGCTCCCCATCATCTGTTCAGGACAAACGCGAGGACGGCCGGACCAATCTCATCCCCGGTTCAAGCCAAGGGGCCTGCGGTCCCGGCCGTCCGCACTCCGGCGGATGGCCATCCGCCGGAGTGCGCACCGATCATCAATCAGCGCGAATTGAACATGCAAGGGGCAGGGCAAACCCACGAACCGAACAGCCCTATCTCACCGCGCCGCCCAATTCGCACCCCGCCGGAAGATCGTCTTCATCTCCGGCACGTCGAACTCTTTGGCCTGATGGCCGAGCGAGGAATAGAACACACGGCCCTTGCCGTATTTGCGTTTCCAGACGACGGGCATGACGACGCCGTCGATCCAGTAGGCGTGTTCGCCCGTAAACCTGGTCGTGGCCAAAACCTCGTTCGAGGGGTCGACATGCATGTAATATTGTTCCGAGGTGTAAGGGAAATCGGTAATCCCCTCCATCAGCGGATCGTCCGGCCGGGTGATGTTGACGGTATAGTCGATGATGTTGCCGGGATGGGCCACCCACTGGCCGCCGATGATGAACTGATAGTCGACGGAATCGCGGAAGGCATCGCCCGCGCCGCCGTGATAGCCGGCGATGCCGACACCGCTTTCGATTGCGGCGGCGAGGTTCTTGACTTCCTCCTTCTCGATCTTCGACATCGTCATGATCGGCACGACGAGGCTGAGATCATGGACCGAAGGGTCGGCAAGCGCCTCGGTTCCATGTTCGAGGTAGACCTTGAAACCGTCTTCCTCCAGCATCGTCTTGATGATTTCGGCGCATTCCTGCGGCTCGTGTCCGCTCCAGCCACCCCAGACGATCAGTGCTTCACGCATTCTCATTCCTCCTGAATTATTTCGTCAGCCGTCCGTCGACGATGGATTCCGACAAGGGGGCAGGGCGCTCCACTGCGGTGGTGATCGTCACCGTCCGGCCAGTCTCGGACGCTGTATGGAAGGCTTCCATGACTTCGAGCACGTGCAGCGCCAGGTCGCCATTGGCGCGGTGCGGCCGGTTCGAGCGGATCGCATGCGCCATATCGGCGACGCCGAGCGAGCGGAAGTTGCCTTCGGCATAGGGCGCGGTGACCGGCTGGTCCTCGAAGGCGCCGCCCTTCTTCAGATATTCGACAGGACCGCCGAATTTGTTGGGATCCGGGACGATAAGCGTGCCCTCGGTTCCGTAGACTTCGAGCGGCACATGCTTGTGGCCGGCGACATCGAAGCTCATGACGACCTGTACGACCGCGCCGTTGGCAAAAGCCATCATGCCGGCGACATGGGTCGGCACGTGCACGGGAATACGCTCG
It includes:
- a CDS encoding NAD(P)H-dependent oxidoreductase — protein: MRVLVLHSHPVEESYGKALYKQTLESLRKAGHDVDGCDLYAENFDPVLSRHDRLAYHDYPDNIALVKSYVERLKRAEGLVLVTPIWNFGFPAILKGYFDRVWLPGVSFELVDGKVESRLRHIRKLAAVLTYGATPFRAFVAGNPPKKIVKRVLRAQINPLRPVSFLAHYDMNNCTEETRTRFLEKVKNAMERY
- a CDS encoding FAD-binding oxidoreductase, whose translation is MPDYQTIKKELEGIAIEDNPALVRQKSRDFYWYSPILKAQLDNVTADLVVTPKNEEEVIRTLKVAFAHGVPVTPRGGGTGNYGQAMPLSGGIVLNLAAMDKIKEIHPGRVICEPGIIIAQLDKQTKAHSGQELRFHPSTAQMATVGGFIAGGSGGVGSITWGGLRDLGNILRLRVVTMEAEPRVLDLTGWDLQKVSHAYGTNGVITEIEMPLAPAYDWVDVLVGYDDFMAAVRFSDALAKCNGILVKEIAPIAAPIPYDYFTRHKPYIRKGQSVVVLMIAPHAMDAFLAFTSAHKGEVIFRSDKVESMKGIPHAYELAWNHTTLRALKVDPGFTYLQVQYPGPDHVAKVAKMVEIFGDEVPGHLEFIKFDGQIQCSGLPLVRYTTEERLEEIIRIHQDHGCPIFNPHRYTLEEGGMKRTDKVQLAFKHETDPKGLLNPGKMIAWENPDFDFNAGKNYLFPGLAGLMEAS
- a CDS encoding cytosine deaminase; amino-acid sequence: MTYSFISPPNAGRFVLSNATLPAAAVTGYDAPAVEGLVRADIVIADGVISALLPPGGAPAEIAKSDLKEGMVWPCFADMHTHLDKGHIWPRNANPDGTFPGALEAVRADREANWSAADVKKRMEFSLRCAYAHGTSLIRTHLDSLAPQHRISFEVFAEMRDVWKDRIALQAVALFPMENMADAAYFADLVTVVREKGGLIGGVTRMSGDLDSQLDMLFRVAADNGLDVDLHVDETDDPAAETLKAIAQAVLRNRFGGKVTAGHCCSLARQDEETAKRTVDLVAEARLAIVSLPMCNTYLQDRYSGRTPRWRGVTLFHELAAAGVATAVASDNTRDPFYAYGDLDPVEVFREAVRILHLDHPLDKAARVVTTSPADILGRPDMGRIAVGTAADLVLFSARRWSEFLSRPQSDRVVLRRGKVIDRSLPDYRELDSVVGA
- a CDS encoding ABC transporter permease; translation: MSDEPAAAPLLVKTTANARSRDLALRILIPLLVIAALILIWSAYVRLSGVPPYILPGPAAVANAFVTDWGTLAPALWVTTKITLVSLMLALVGGVGFAIFLVQSRWIELAFYPLAVILQVTPIVAISPLILIYAPSTQVALLICAFLVAFFPILSNMVQGLKSVDHNLINLFELYGASRWQTLLFLKLPAAQPYFMTGLRIGGGLALIAAVVAEFAAGSAGAGSGLAFRLLEAQYRLNIPRLFAALLMLSLLGVAIFAVTSFISWLALHRWHESSLKREN
- a CDS encoding ABC transporter ATP-binding protein, which produces MPPAEAQALSPKEMRKRPLVVMQSVSKVFSSGTVALSNMSLTVESGEFISLLGPSGCGKSTALRIIAGLGNVTSGAIDWPSSRINSKGLPEGDISFVFQEPTLMPWKTVFDNVHLPLKLKHVSKAAAHDRILETLSTVGLQDFASAYPRELSGGMKMRVSIARALVTRPKLLLMDEPFAALDEITRQRLNDDVLRLWKVTGITVIFVTHSVFESAYLSNRIVVMKARPGRVHADLPLTTSLERDAHYRTSEEYRRACETVSHSLIGAINAVEDHR
- a CDS encoding ABC transporter substrate-binding protein → MPNVLKNTVSALIGLGGMFAAAVSAHGADKVSYGTNWLAQAEHGGFYQAVADGTYAKYGLDVTIVQGGPNAANSALLISGKIDFYMGGPQGEISAVEQGIPLVDVAAIFQKDPQVLIAHPDAGIEKFEDLAKLKTLFLGKDGYLTYFEWMKANFKGFRDEQYKPYNFSPAPFLADKDSAQQGYLTSEPYEIQKQAGFEPKVFLLADNGYSPYSTMITTTQAMIDSKPDLVQRFVDASIEGWYHYLYGDNAKANELIKKDNPEMTDGQIAYSIAKMKEYGIIESGDSLDKGIGCLTEAHYKAFFDEMVAIKVFKPETDYTKAFTTKFVCKGTGMAMKK
- a CDS encoding LysR family transcriptional regulator yields the protein MLHSRKLLYINEIARSGSIRKAAARLNVASSAINRQILALEEEMGAPLFERLPRGLRLTAAGELCIEHIREVLKNYERLEGRIRSLKMQQAGKVRLVTTVGLAAGPLPEIIARFQSEHPRVFMQLRNDAGTMTVNPVLSGEVDIGLGFNIPATPGIRTLGNFDIPIGVVLPPGHHLIGPGPINLADIVQERLVLAQQGTSLRDVINLALARLDVHVEPVLETNASEMLKKLVKSGAGLTILNPLDVITECRQGELVFRPIAEPHARHQPMKLFARARAPLDSATSLFVEYLLAELAGLVQELQAKGHIAAYASAAM
- a CDS encoding creatininase family protein, which encodes MTVPFYWNELVSDDFAGLSADTTIAILPIASTEQHGPHLPVATDVAIATGMLAELRKQKPADLDCLVLPTQEIGKANEHIYGPGTLSLGAELLIPVWTAIGAKVAEAGIRKMVIVNSHGGNVDIMSIVARELRVRYAMAVVSTQWGRFGHPDGMIGEHELKYGIHGGEVETSLMLHFRPDLVRMEKAQNFSSKAEWMRGQSKYLQPLPPHSLAWIAHDLNPNGVVGDASLGTSEKGEAICRHQVSGFIELLYDLKRYQLSNLYSK
- a CDS encoding DUF2938 domain-containing protein, which translates into the protein MFDILWRGLAIGAGATILMDLWAIVLAKFFGQPPANWAPVGRWFWHLGRGKVFHDSIADAAPYANELALGWISHYVVGILYGVIFALIIGEGWFAAPTFLPAWIFGIVTVGAGWFLLQPGLGLGWAASKHPKPMKVRCFNLLAHTVFALGLYGTALILR
- a CDS encoding transposase, with amino-acid sequence MCRNRCRQKPSRHCLHPGKARLRVTYDTAGLKALDAFLREHDVSRIGFEASGGCEWRLLAHLRAGKRPAARLQPAQLRFFAKSRLKRAKNDRLDAVLIALFTASLEQLPALPDARFDKLAAELTYLEQIEQQIALVKTFAETALSEAIKRRHLREVARLETCRKAHLLRLEKTVRDDCDLAQRLDLLISIKGIGLRSALCLIIRLPELGHASRAEIAALAGVAPYDDDSGKYHGRRRIQGGRERLRKSLFMCAFTATRHNPDLAAFYTRLRQSGKEHLCAVIAVARKLIVLANTILFRKTEWTPQHRKN